From a single Solanum dulcamara chromosome 4, daSolDulc1.2, whole genome shotgun sequence genomic region:
- the LOC129884472 gene encoding protein CASPARIAN STRIP INTEGRITY FACTOR 1-like, translating into MGGLMLIKKIGLFFLLISASLFSTSFAGRQSSFLSNLDQEELIATHEEEQLRHERVLKMNTKDYGRYDPTPALSKPPFKLIPN; encoded by the exons ATGGGGGGTCTCATGCTAATCAAGAAAATTGGTCTCTTCTTCCTTCTCATATCTGCTTCCCTTTTTTCAACTTCATTTGCAG GTCGACAGTCGAGTTTTTTGAGCAACTTGGATCAGGAAGAGCTGATTGCAACTCATGAG GAGGAGCAATTAAGGCATGAAAGGGTTCTTAAAATGAACACAAAGGATTATGGGAGATATGATCCAACACCTGCTCTATCCAAGCCTCCTTTCAAACTCATACCAAATTAA